The following are encoded in a window of Telmatobacter sp. DSM 110680 genomic DNA:
- a CDS encoding MEDS domain-containing protein, which produces MGRFMDPAPRHQCLIYEGPPSRHLSVLAEVVRQNLNENKRCLYLNSEPMVAGMRSYLAAAGVDVVHETANARLVLSSERHHLADGKHFDVEQMLDALDQALKQALRDGYEGLWATGDMTWELGPDRDFSKLLEYEWRLEEFFRANPRMSGLCQYHVETMPRHVARQGLQTHSSVFLNQTLSLLNPVYCGTEFGGSRKISSLEIDSFLNRVLQQPT; this is translated from the coding sequence ATGGGTCGATTCATGGACCCGGCTCCCCGCCATCAATGCCTCATTTATGAAGGGCCCCCGTCGCGGCATCTGTCCGTTCTTGCGGAGGTCGTCCGTCAAAACCTGAACGAAAACAAACGTTGCCTGTATCTCAACAGTGAACCCATGGTTGCGGGAATGCGATCTTATCTCGCAGCGGCGGGCGTCGATGTGGTGCACGAGACCGCAAACGCGAGGCTGGTGCTTTCTTCGGAGAGACACCATCTAGCCGACGGCAAGCACTTTGACGTTGAGCAAATGCTCGACGCGCTAGACCAGGCTCTTAAACAAGCGCTAAGGGACGGCTATGAGGGGTTGTGGGCCACCGGTGACATGACTTGGGAGCTTGGTCCCGATAGGGATTTCTCCAAACTTCTCGAGTACGAGTGGCGGCTTGAAGAATTCTTCCGCGCAAATCCTCGGATGAGCGGCCTTTGCCAGTATCACGTCGAGACGATGCCACGCCATGTCGCACGGCAAGGACTTCAGACTCACTCGTCGGTCTTTTTGAACCAGACGCTGTCGTTACTCAACCCTGTCTACTGCGGTACTGAATTCGGAGGATCTCGGAAGATTTCAAGCTTGGAGATTGATTCGTTCCTCAATCGGGTCCTGCAGCAACCCACATAG
- the gyrB gene encoding DNA topoisomerase (ATP-hydrolyzing) subunit B gives MATEPRDLPPPVESNGNYTGEDITVLEGMEHVRLRPAMYIGSTGEMGLHHLVYEVVDNSVDEALAGHAKKIEVTIHVDNSITVVDDGRGIPVDMMALANGEKMPAVQVVLTKLNAGGKFDSSNYKVSGGLHGVGVSCVNALSQELNVEIWRDGHTWEMDFSCGIATSELRMAGTSKRRGTKVHFLPDKSIFTATEYNYDTLAQRLRELAFLNKGLEIVLTDERTSDPKTGEARRAEFRYAGGIAEFVKHLNRGKSVLHEKPIVMEAQRDNVEIEIALQYNDSYSESVFSFANNINTVDGGTHLSGFRTSLTRTINAIGQQLGLFKDVKENLSGDDVREGLVAVVSVKLSQPQFEGQTKGKLNSDIAGTVQAFVNERLGMYLEQNPPVARKIINKAIEAARAREAARKARDLTRRKGALDGGGLPGKLADCSERNPDRCELYLVEGESAGGTAKQGRDRRFQAILPLKGKILNVEKARYDKMLGHEEIRAMITALGCGIGKDDFDAAKIRYGKIILMTDADVDGSHIRTLLLTFFFRHMTELIKRGNIYIAQPPLFKIKKGRSEQYVKDERELNRVAIKRASEGMIVRHGENASHIEGSELTRFMGYLNEYLAFVEKVDKRIRNEQLTELIARAELTHRADFTSKNGNEVPAKLTHLYDELVEHSDDFGIKVSKPVEDEEHHTWSVCYTTTQGATRCVDYALASSPEFRQMMAKYSQISQYLEPPFLIEYAAKATQESAAEELEGTEFEEGQTPAKVKAEVKAARRASRILHEPVEKSTARELFAYIVEQGKKDYDVQRYKGLGEMTAPQLWETTMDPERRTLLQVKLEDIAETEAIFTTLMGEDVESRRKFIEDNALDVKNLDI, from the coding sequence ATGGCGACTGAACCCCGCGATTTGCCCCCTCCCGTTGAAAGCAACGGAAACTACACAGGCGAAGACATCACTGTCCTTGAGGGCATGGAGCACGTAAGACTTCGCCCAGCCATGTACATAGGCTCGACCGGTGAGATGGGTCTTCACCATCTTGTTTACGAAGTAGTAGACAATTCCGTCGACGAAGCCCTTGCGGGTCACGCCAAGAAAATCGAAGTCACCATTCATGTCGACAACTCCATTACCGTCGTCGACGACGGCCGCGGCATTCCCGTCGATATGATGGCGCTGGCAAACGGCGAGAAGATGCCTGCTGTACAGGTGGTGCTCACCAAGCTCAATGCCGGAGGAAAATTCGATTCTTCCAACTACAAGGTGTCAGGCGGCCTGCATGGCGTCGGCGTAAGTTGCGTCAACGCACTCAGCCAGGAATTGAATGTTGAGATATGGCGCGACGGTCACACCTGGGAGATGGATTTCAGTTGCGGCATTGCAACCAGCGAACTTCGCATGGCTGGCACATCCAAGCGACGCGGCACCAAGGTTCACTTCCTCCCCGACAAGAGCATTTTTACCGCGACCGAATACAACTACGACACCTTGGCTCAGCGTCTGCGCGAACTTGCCTTCCTCAACAAGGGGCTTGAGATCGTTCTGACCGATGAGCGGACCTCCGATCCTAAGACCGGGGAAGCCAGGCGCGCTGAGTTCCGGTACGCCGGCGGCATCGCGGAGTTCGTCAAGCATCTCAATCGCGGCAAGTCCGTATTGCACGAAAAACCGATTGTGATGGAAGCTCAACGCGATAACGTTGAGATCGAAATCGCGCTGCAATACAACGACAGCTATTCTGAGTCTGTTTTCAGTTTTGCCAACAACATCAACACTGTGGACGGTGGCACGCATCTCTCCGGGTTTCGCACCTCGCTTACACGCACCATAAACGCCATAGGCCAACAGCTCGGCTTATTCAAGGACGTGAAAGAGAACCTGAGCGGCGATGATGTTCGTGAAGGCCTTGTCGCTGTGGTAAGCGTGAAGTTGTCGCAGCCGCAGTTTGAAGGCCAGACCAAGGGCAAGCTAAACTCCGACATCGCTGGTACAGTTCAGGCATTCGTCAACGAGCGCCTTGGCATGTACCTCGAACAAAATCCGCCTGTAGCCCGCAAAATTATTAATAAGGCGATCGAAGCCGCGCGCGCCCGCGAAGCAGCCCGCAAAGCCCGCGACCTCACCCGCCGCAAAGGCGCACTGGACGGAGGCGGTCTTCCCGGAAAGCTTGCGGACTGCTCCGAGCGCAACCCCGACCGCTGCGAACTCTATCTCGTCGAGGGCGAGAGCGCAGGCGGCACTGCGAAGCAGGGACGCGATCGGCGCTTTCAGGCAATTCTTCCGCTTAAGGGAAAGATTCTCAACGTCGAGAAGGCCCGCTATGACAAGATGCTGGGCCACGAAGAAATCCGTGCCATGATCACTGCGCTTGGATGCGGCATCGGCAAGGATGACTTTGACGCTGCGAAGATCCGTTACGGCAAAATCATCCTGATGACCGATGCCGACGTCGACGGGTCGCACATTCGTACGCTGCTGTTGACGTTCTTCTTCCGCCACATGACGGAACTGATCAAGCGCGGAAATATCTACATCGCCCAGCCGCCGCTCTTCAAGATCAAGAAGGGCCGGTCGGAACAATACGTAAAAGACGAACGAGAGTTGAACCGTGTGGCGATCAAGCGGGCTTCTGAAGGCATGATCGTGCGCCACGGTGAAAACGCAAGCCACATTGAGGGCAGCGAGCTCACGCGCTTCATGGGCTACCTGAACGAGTACCTCGCCTTTGTCGAAAAAGTTGATAAGCGCATCCGCAACGAGCAGCTCACAGAATTAATTGCACGCGCCGAGTTGACCCACCGTGCCGACTTCACCTCGAAGAATGGGAACGAGGTCCCCGCCAAGCTCACGCATCTTTACGACGAGCTCGTGGAACACTCCGATGATTTTGGGATCAAGGTGAGCAAGCCGGTGGAGGACGAGGAGCACCACACCTGGTCGGTTTGCTATACCACGACCCAGGGAGCGACACGCTGCGTTGACTACGCCCTTGCCTCCAGTCCTGAATTCCGCCAGATGATGGCAAAATACTCGCAAATCAGCCAGTATCTTGAACCGCCATTCCTGATCGAGTACGCTGCCAAGGCAACGCAGGAGTCGGCCGCCGAAGAGTTGGAAGGCACTGAATTCGAAGAGGGCCAAACCCCGGCGAAAGTAAAGGCGGAAGTCAAAGCGGCTCGCCGTGCGTCGCGTATCCTCCATGAGCCCGTAGAGAAATCGACTGCGCGCGAACTATTTGCCTATATCGTCGAGCAGGGCAAAAAGGATTACGACGTGCAGCGCTACAAAGGTCTGGGCGAAATGACCGCCCCGCAGCTCTGGGAAACCACCATGGATCCGGAGCGACGCACACTGCTGCAGGTTAAGTTGGAAGACATCGCCGAGACTGAAGCCATCTTCACGACTCTGATGGGCGAGGATGTCGAATCGCGCCGCAAGTTCATTGAAGATAACGCGCTCGATGTGAAGAATCTCGATATTTAA
- a CDS encoding chloride channel protein, with translation MRSRPSALRDFTVDRRTWFLSAVSIAIGAGGAALAVLLLRAIGLATNIFFYHRMSLAMVGPAGSNQPHATVFFIPVIGGILVGLIARYGSDKIRGHGIPEAIEAILLRGARVEPRVAVLKPISAAIAIGSGGPFGAEGPIIMTGGAFGSLIAQWLRLSDAERTTLLVAGAAAGMSATFATPIAAILIAVELLLFEWRPRSLIPVAVASVTAGALRIWWLGAGPLFPVDLPRDFHPGMSLLIAVPLGIVVGLAAAGLSRLMYGLEDAFEHFCGRAHIHWMWWPAIGGIGIGIGGYFFPRGLGVGYDNIAELLRGNAPVTLLLGLIIAKSLMWAFSLSSGTSGGVLAPLLMIGAAIGESAAHLAHLPGPTQALWALLGMGAMLSGALGVPLTAMLFSLELTHALPAILPLVLACIASYLVTALIMPRSILTEKLSRRGYHLSREYGVDPLELVTASEVMTEIPAGDEIKVGKSGHLPESYVFSDETCRAVAEEMATSGLMNLLVVDRTTNRLLGSVGAAELLAGRRRAVRRESERSIAFQIGYTKP, from the coding sequence GTGAGATCGCGACCATCTGCATTGCGAGACTTCACCGTCGATCGGCGTACATGGTTCCTATCTGCCGTTTCGATCGCCATCGGAGCCGGTGGCGCTGCGCTTGCAGTTTTGTTGCTGCGCGCAATTGGACTGGCCACCAACATCTTCTTCTACCACCGTATGAGTCTTGCCATGGTCGGTCCCGCGGGATCGAACCAACCGCATGCGACCGTGTTTTTTATACCTGTTATCGGCGGAATCCTCGTCGGCCTCATTGCGCGATACGGTTCCGACAAAATTCGGGGTCACGGAATTCCAGAGGCGATCGAAGCAATTCTTCTGCGCGGTGCCCGCGTTGAACCTCGTGTAGCTGTCCTCAAGCCGATCTCAGCGGCAATTGCAATTGGATCAGGCGGCCCGTTCGGTGCTGAAGGCCCTATCATCATGACGGGAGGAGCGTTCGGTTCGTTGATCGCACAATGGCTGCGGCTATCCGATGCAGAGCGCACAACGCTTCTGGTGGCGGGCGCGGCCGCCGGCATGTCGGCAACGTTTGCTACACCCATCGCCGCCATCCTCATAGCAGTTGAGCTGCTTCTGTTCGAATGGCGACCGCGTTCACTGATCCCCGTTGCCGTGGCCAGTGTGACTGCAGGAGCACTGCGTATCTGGTGGCTCGGCGCAGGACCGCTCTTTCCGGTCGACTTGCCAAGAGATTTTCATCCCGGGATGTCGCTCCTGATTGCCGTTCCGCTTGGAATAGTTGTCGGCTTGGCTGCAGCGGGCCTCAGCCGCTTGATGTACGGGCTGGAGGATGCATTCGAGCACTTCTGCGGACGTGCTCATATTCATTGGATGTGGTGGCCAGCTATCGGCGGAATCGGAATCGGAATCGGGGGCTACTTCTTTCCGCGCGGTCTAGGTGTAGGTTACGACAACATCGCTGAACTACTTCGTGGCAATGCACCCGTCACGCTGTTGCTGGGATTGATCATTGCCAAATCGCTGATGTGGGCCTTTTCATTGAGTTCCGGAACCTCTGGCGGTGTGCTTGCACCATTGCTGATGATTGGCGCTGCAATTGGTGAATCCGCTGCGCACCTCGCGCATCTGCCCGGACCAACCCAGGCTCTTTGGGCGCTGTTGGGAATGGGCGCAATGCTTTCTGGCGCACTCGGGGTTCCGTTAACCGCGATGCTCTTCTCGTTGGAACTCACGCATGCGCTCCCCGCCATCCTGCCCCTGGTGCTTGCCTGCATAGCTTCGTATCTTGTAACAGCTCTGATAATGCCGCGCTCGATATTGACCGAAAAACTGAGTCGACGCGGATATCATCTCTCGCGTGAATATGGCGTGGACCCGCTTGAGTTGGTGACAGCGTCAGAGGTAATGACTGAGATCCCGGCAGGCGATGAAATTAAGGTGGGCAAGTCTGGTCACCTCCCGGAGAGTTACGTCTTCAGCGACGAAACCTGTCGCGCCGTCGCCGAAGAAATGGCAACCTCGGGTTTGATGAATTTGCTGGTGGTAGATCGCACCACGAACCGCCTGTTGGGAAGTGTTGGCGCTGCTGAATTACTGGCGGGTCGCAGACGTGCAGTTAGACGCGAGTCCGAACGTAGCATTGCGTTTCAAATTGGTTACACAAAACCCTAG
- a CDS encoding copper homeostasis protein CutC translates to MNLEVCVDSVESAIASDKGGATRVELCSALSEGGITPSAGLMSAVRAAIDIELFVIIRPRGGDFVYSDHELQIMREDILEAKARKVDGVVLGVLTKAKTVDVARTHKLIEVARPLRVTFHKAFDVCKDLHRALEDVIASGADRILTSGGQPDAVRGAATIALLQERAANRIRIMAGGGIRVSNLRTVALKTGVLEIHSSLSKNVDSDPADETPVIGNGPQPFRVLERDVRTFKSALDAIAVEAQLGATAP, encoded by the coding sequence ATGAATCTGGAAGTCTGTGTCGATTCGGTTGAATCGGCGATCGCCTCCGACAAGGGCGGCGCAACGCGCGTAGAGTTGTGCAGCGCATTAAGTGAAGGCGGCATCACACCAAGCGCCGGACTCATGAGCGCAGTCCGCGCTGCTATCGATATCGAGTTATTCGTCATCATCCGGCCGCGAGGCGGAGACTTTGTTTACTCCGACCATGAACTACAAATCATGCGCGAAGACATATTGGAAGCAAAAGCGCGCAAAGTTGATGGCGTGGTATTGGGTGTTCTGACCAAAGCAAAAACTGTCGACGTCGCACGAACCCATAAGCTTATTGAAGTCGCGCGCCCTTTGCGGGTCACATTCCATAAGGCGTTCGACGTCTGCAAAGATCTTCATCGCGCACTCGAAGACGTCATCGCCAGCGGCGCCGATCGCATCCTCACATCTGGCGGCCAGCCAGATGCAGTGCGCGGCGCGGCTACGATTGCCCTTCTGCAAGAAAGGGCCGCCAACCGCATCAGGATTATGGCCGGCGGCGGCATACGCGTCTCCAATCTGCGAACAGTTGCGCTCAAAACTGGCGTCCTCGAGATCCACTCTTCTTTAAGTAAAAACGTGGACTCTGATCCAGCCGATGAAACCCCGGTCATCGGCAACGGTCCTCAACCTTTTCGCGTGCTTGAACGGGACGTGCGCACATTCAAGTCCGCGCTCGATGCCATCGCGGTGGAAGCACAACTGGGAGCAACTGCACCGTAA
- a CDS encoding MarR family transcriptional regulator: MNLSHEQSDQLIATLAEFRFELRQFLQFSETAALDAKLHPQQHQLLLQVAGAPEGTQVTIAYAAGRLGLKHNSTVELVDRSEREDLIERTIDKDDKRRAILRVSRKGRQVLHKLSDDHARELNEMAPRLMRALKRVQLHSRSPLAAEVL; the protein is encoded by the coding sequence ATGAACTTAAGTCACGAGCAATCGGATCAACTGATCGCCACATTGGCTGAATTCAGATTCGAACTACGCCAGTTCCTCCAATTCAGCGAAACTGCTGCCCTCGATGCCAAACTTCATCCGCAGCAGCATCAGTTACTACTCCAGGTCGCTGGCGCTCCAGAAGGAACTCAGGTCACGATCGCATATGCTGCTGGCCGCCTGGGCCTCAAGCACAACAGCACCGTGGAGTTGGTCGATCGCTCTGAACGCGAAGATCTTATCGAAAGAACCATCGACAAGGACGATAAGCGCCGGGCGATTTTGCGCGTCAGTCGGAAGGGGCGCCAAGTTCTGCATAAGCTATCGGACGATCACGCCCGCGAATTGAATGAAATGGCGCCACGGCTGATGCGTGCATTAAAACGCGTCCAGCTTCATTCTCGATCCCCTCTTGCGGCGGAGGTCCTGTGA
- a CDS encoding TIM-barrel domain-containing protein — MRNSLLHFAAIAIVSVSGIAISAQASEQQAKPHTEEPQTAALQHSPSAAADNPVADPKAVVIVGNARFTVLTPELIRMEWVADGKFEDHASFVFINRRLPVPKFSKEEADHKLTIKTSALTLKYDGRAGKDGQFSPDNLSIDLTVDGKSVTWHPGMTDTENLQGTTRTLDGALGSKTREPIEQGLVSRSGWALVDDSTRPLFDSANFTFKEGEKSPWPWVMERPAGERQDLYFFGYGHEYRKALGDYIRVAGRIPLPPRFAFGTWWSRYWDYSDQEIEEIIRGFHENSTPLDVFVIDMGWHTSREQLQAKGEGDKNGLDQSKHSLGWSGYTWNDELFPYPQLFLDRLHANHLKTSLNLHPASGIQPWESSYPAMAKAMGIDPATKQYVPYDITNKKFAENYFNLVLHPLEKQGIDFWWLDWQQEQNTKMAGVKPTWWINYVHFTDQEREGRRPILFHRWGGLGNHRYQIGFSGDTVSVWDSLAFQPWFTATAANVGYAYWSHDIGGHMPGAVDPELFTRWVEFGAFSPILRTHTTKNPDSERRIWAYAEPFSSILRSTFQLRYAMQPYIYTEARRTYDTGIAFLRPLYYDWPKANEAYDNKNEYIFGDEMIVAPVVSPGDKVSGLATEKVWLPEGEWIEWPTGKHFNGPTSADRSFSVDQTPVYLKAGAIVPMQPEMRYTGEKAVDPLIVNVWPLKPGSSSGYSLYEDSGIAEQYQHGVFTRTPIKAVQTGDTLRVEVGPVEGSFAGMLKARGYTIKLPADWPPETVTVNGVAVKPAGPVGKGGWSFEGNTLTTIIPIASLTTASKVTIEVRRPAGLTAKRSELDGFNGAMARLRQTYDALNMTPPAAAPPDILVDAMQTGDRIGYHPENAQKEIAHFHQELQQAQDAVGKLVESGQKRLNEFAQTPSRNDAGPVDMKVEIKKRADALARGAKLVTEAGK; from the coding sequence GTGCGTAATTCTTTGTTACACTTTGCCGCAATCGCGATCGTTTCCGTCTCAGGTATAGCAATCTCAGCGCAAGCGTCCGAGCAGCAAGCAAAACCGCATACAGAGGAGCCGCAAACTGCCGCGCTACAACATTCGCCGAGCGCAGCCGCAGACAATCCAGTCGCGGATCCCAAAGCCGTTGTTATCGTAGGAAACGCAAGATTCACCGTCCTCACACCCGAGTTGATTCGCATGGAGTGGGTAGCAGACGGGAAGTTTGAAGACCACGCATCGTTCGTCTTTATCAATCGCCGCCTTCCCGTTCCAAAATTTTCGAAAGAAGAGGCAGACCACAAGCTGACCATCAAGACATCAGCGCTCACTCTTAAATACGACGGCAGGGCCGGCAAGGATGGGCAATTCTCGCCCGACAATCTCTCCATCGACCTCACCGTAGATGGCAAGTCAGTCACTTGGCACCCTGGAATGACCGACACTGAGAACCTGCAGGGCACAACGCGCACACTCGACGGCGCACTCGGGTCGAAGACGCGCGAGCCGATCGAGCAGGGCTTGGTGTCCCGCTCCGGATGGGCCCTCGTCGATGACTCCACCCGACCCTTGTTTGATTCCGCAAACTTCACTTTCAAAGAAGGCGAAAAGAGTCCGTGGCCATGGGTCATGGAGCGTCCCGCGGGCGAACGTCAGGACCTCTACTTCTTTGGCTATGGCCACGAATATCGCAAAGCCCTTGGCGATTACATTCGCGTCGCCGGACGCATCCCCCTCCCGCCACGCTTTGCCTTCGGCACCTGGTGGTCCCGCTACTGGGACTACAGCGATCAGGAGATCGAGGAAATCATTCGCGGGTTCCATGAGAACTCGACGCCGCTCGACGTCTTCGTCATCGACATGGGATGGCACACCAGTAGAGAGCAACTCCAGGCCAAAGGCGAAGGCGACAAGAACGGCCTCGACCAATCCAAACACTCACTAGGCTGGAGTGGCTACACATGGAATGACGAGCTCTTTCCTTACCCCCAGCTATTTCTCGACAGGCTGCACGCGAATCATTTGAAGACCAGTCTGAATCTGCATCCCGCTTCGGGCATTCAGCCGTGGGAGAGCAGCTACCCGGCGATGGCTAAAGCCATGGGCATCGATCCGGCCACTAAGCAATACGTACCTTACGACATCACCAACAAGAAGTTCGCTGAAAACTACTTCAATCTCGTTCTTCATCCGCTTGAGAAACAAGGCATCGATTTCTGGTGGCTCGACTGGCAGCAAGAACAAAACACGAAGATGGCTGGCGTGAAGCCTACCTGGTGGATTAACTACGTGCACTTCACCGACCAGGAACGCGAGGGCAGGCGTCCCATTCTCTTCCACCGCTGGGGTGGACTTGGAAACCATCGCTATCAAATCGGCTTCTCCGGTGACACCGTTTCCGTTTGGGATTCGCTCGCTTTCCAGCCGTGGTTTACGGCCACCGCTGCCAACGTGGGTTATGCCTACTGGAGCCACGACATCGGCGGCCACATGCCTGGCGCGGTCGATCCAGAACTCTTCACGCGTTGGGTCGAGTTCGGCGCATTCAGTCCAATCCTGCGCACGCATACTACCAAAAACCCAGATTCGGAACGCCGCATCTGGGCCTATGCCGAGCCCTTCTCTTCAATACTGCGTTCAACCTTCCAACTGCGCTACGCCATGCAACCATACATCTACACTGAGGCACGGCGAACCTACGATACGGGAATTGCATTTCTGCGACCGCTCTACTACGACTGGCCAAAAGCGAACGAAGCCTACGACAACAAGAACGAGTACATCTTCGGCGACGAGATGATCGTTGCTCCAGTTGTCAGCCCGGGCGACAAGGTCTCTGGCTTGGCAACTGAGAAGGTTTGGCTGCCTGAGGGCGAATGGATTGAATGGCCGACCGGCAAACACTTCAACGGACCCACATCTGCGGATCGCAGTTTTTCCGTCGATCAGACGCCGGTATATCTGAAGGCCGGCGCCATCGTCCCAATGCAGCCGGAGATGAGGTACACCGGCGAGAAGGCAGTCGATCCGCTCATCGTAAACGTTTGGCCGCTCAAGCCGGGTAGCAGTAGCGGCTATTCCCTTTATGAAGACTCCGGAATCGCCGAGCAATACCAGCACGGCGTATTCACGCGAACACCGATCAAGGCCGTGCAAACAGGCGATACCCTTCGTGTCGAAGTTGGACCTGTCGAAGGTAGTTTCGCGGGAATGCTCAAGGCGCGCGGCTACACCATTAAACTACCGGCCGACTGGCCTCCTGAAACAGTCACCGTCAATGGCGTTGCGGTCAAGCCTGCAGGTCCGGTCGGAAAGGGCGGCTGGAGTTTCGAGGGCAACACCCTCACCACCATCATTCCGATCGCCAGCCTTACCACCGCATCGAAGGTGACCATCGAAGTGCGTCGTCCAGCCGGACTCACTGCGAAGCGTTCAGAACTCGACGGCTTCAATGGAGCCATGGCACGGCTTCGCCAAACCTATGACGCACTGAACATGACTCCGCCCGCTGCCGCGCCGCCAGACATTCTGGTTGACGCAATGCAGACAGGCGATCGGATCGGCTATCACCCGGAAAATGCGCAGAAGGAGATTGCTCACTTTCATCAGGAACTGCAGCAAGCTCAGGATGCGGTCGGTAAGCTCGTGGAGAGTGGTCAGAAGCGACTAAACGAATTCGCACAAACCCCGAGCCGGAACGACGCAGGACCGGTCGACATGAAGGTTGAGATTAAAAAGCGCGCCGACGCCCTCGCGCGCGGCGCAAAACTCGTAACCGAAGCTGGAAAGTAA
- a CDS encoding alpha-L-fucosidase has protein sequence MSARCQDSAGDIRPAPYQVAWQDLEFGVILHFSTNTFLDREWGDGTASPSDFNPTHFDPEQWMKAIRDSGAKYVVLVAKHHDGFCLWPTEQTNYSVKSSPWRGGKGDVVGDVARAARKYGLEFGVYLSPWDRHEPRYKDSAEYDRYYNAELEELAQNYGDLVEFWLDGAGSAGHVYDFKKIIETLRTYQPNTVVFADTGLFEYGDARWVGNEAGIVNYENWNVIDRHGYRRWRPVEADTPLRDKHWFWHPNDESSLKSLSTLLDTYDKTVGRGAQLMLGLAPDNRGLLPDSDVKRLEELGLALRKRSENNLALHKHHAGGAKFEAALDGDPDTFWSAPEGSHQADLEVEFDEPVTFDHALTMEWLNDGQHIQKYAIEVWSESKKQWKRIAEGQAIGHAKIDQFPAVTAQRVRLRILSSSGEADIREFQLYDWDHLNLN, from the coding sequence ATGTCTGCGCGATGCCAAGACTCCGCGGGCGATATTCGTCCGGCTCCTTATCAGGTTGCATGGCAAGACTTGGAATTTGGCGTGATCTTGCATTTCTCCACGAATACATTTCTGGATCGTGAATGGGGCGATGGAACCGCCAGCCCTTCCGATTTCAATCCAACGCACTTCGATCCGGAGCAGTGGATGAAGGCGATTCGTGACTCGGGTGCGAAGTATGTTGTGCTCGTAGCGAAGCACCACGACGGGTTCTGTCTTTGGCCGACCGAGCAGACGAACTACAGCGTAAAAAGCAGCCCATGGAGGGGCGGGAAAGGCGATGTAGTGGGGGATGTGGCTCGAGCCGCGCGCAAATACGGCCTCGAATTTGGCGTGTACCTTTCCCCCTGGGATCGGCACGAACCCCGCTACAAAGATTCTGCGGAGTATGACAGGTACTACAACGCGGAGTTAGAAGAGTTGGCGCAAAACTACGGCGACCTGGTCGAGTTCTGGCTGGATGGCGCAGGCAGCGCGGGGCATGTCTATGACTTCAAGAAGATCATCGAGACGCTAAGGACCTATCAGCCTAATACTGTTGTATTCGCAGATACGGGATTGTTTGAATATGGAGATGCGCGCTGGGTTGGAAACGAGGCCGGCATCGTCAATTACGAAAACTGGAATGTCATTGATCGGCACGGATATAGGCGCTGGCGTCCCGTCGAAGCCGATACCCCACTTCGCGACAAGCACTGGTTCTGGCATCCCAACGATGAATCATCGTTGAAGAGTCTGAGCACGCTGCTGGACACATATGACAAGACTGTCGGCCGCGGAGCGCAATTGATGCTGGGTCTTGCGCCGGACAATCGAGGGCTTCTGCCGGATTCCGACGTAAAGCGGCTCGAAGAGCTTGGCTTGGCGTTGCGCAAGCGGTCAGAAAATAACCTGGCACTCCACAAGCACCATGCAGGGGGAGCTAAATTTGAGGCCGCGCTTGATGGCGATCCGGACACATTCTGGTCCGCGCCTGAAGGTTCACATCAGGCAGATCTCGAAGTTGAATTCGATGAGCCGGTCACGTTTGATCATGCATTAACAATGGAATGGCTGAACGACGGTCAGCATATCCAGAAATACGCGATCGAAGTATGGAGCGAAAGCAAAAAGCAGTGGAAAAGGATCGCTGAGGGGCAGGCGATCGGGCATGCCAAGATCGACCAGTTTCCAGCGGTCACGGCTCAGCGCGTTCGACTGCGGATTCTCTCATCCAGTGGAGAAGCAGACATTCGCGAGTTTCAGCTATACGACTGGGATCATTTGAATCTGAACTAA
- the rplU gene encoding 50S ribosomal protein L21 produces the protein MFAVIRTGGKQYRVAPGDVLKIESVASDDKTLEFSDVLGLSGEAGSMTKPSSAKVTAEVVGEGRAAKILVFHLKRKKQYKKMQGHRQNFTEVRIKAIEADGVTYTAEK, from the coding sequence ATGTTCGCGGTCATTCGTACCGGTGGCAAGCAGTATCGCGTCGCGCCAGGCGATGTGTTGAAGATTGAGTCTGTGGCTTCGGACGACAAAACGCTTGAATTCAGCGATGTTCTCGGCCTTAGCGGCGAGGCGGGTAGCATGACCAAGCCTTCCAGCGCCAAGGTAACGGCTGAAGTAGTCGGCGAAGGCCGTGCAGCCAAAATTCTGGTCTTCCACCTGAAGCGGAAGAAGCAGTACAAGAAGATGCAGGGACACCGTCAAAACTTTACCGAGGTACGCATCAAGGCGATCGAAGCTGACGGCGTGACCTATACCGCTGAGAAGTAA
- the rpmA gene encoding 50S ribosomal protein L27: MAHKKGGGSSTNGRDSNAQRLGVKAFGGQLVTGGSIIMRQRGTKIKPGTNVGIGSDDTLFAKVTGRVKFSDHGNRGRFASVEPATE; the protein is encoded by the coding sequence ATGGCACATAAAAAGGGTGGAGGCAGCTCCACAAATGGACGCGATTCAAATGCGCAGAGGCTTGGCGTGAAGGCTTTTGGCGGGCAACTCGTCACCGGCGGGTCAATCATCATGCGCCAGCGTGGCACCAAGATCAAGCCCGGCACAAATGTTGGCATCGGTTCCGATGACACGCTCTTTGCCAAGGTCACAGGCCGCGTGAAGTTTTCAGACCACGGCAACCGTGGACGCTTCGCATCGGTCGAGCCGGCAACCGAGTAG